AGGAATCCGGTCATTGATGGTGACGGCCTTAAAGCGCCTGTCTTTGGATGCATACTGGTGAATAATTTGCGGCGTGCGGTCGGTGGAACGATCATTGACAATAATAAATTCTATTTTTTCATCGGGATAATTTTGCCGCGCCAGACGTTTCAGGCAGTCCGGTAAGTTCTTTTCCTCATTATGTGCGCAAACAATCACGCTTACCGCGGGCTTTGACGCAGTGCGCTTTTGCCGGTTGAGCCTTAAAAATCCTCTGTAAAAAAAGAGAATGGTTAAAACAAAGCCGATGGTTAATATCAGTAAAATCGTATCGATCATCATTTTTTTACTCCTAACTGCTCAGGAATTTAATCCCATTCGTTAATATTTCAAAATGATTTCTGCAAAATAAGAGACCATGGCGCCAAATAGATTCCCATGAGCGCTGGCAGGCAGGATAGGCAAAAGACTTTCCGCCATTTTGTGTGATTGCCCCTGCGGAGGGTTTAATTAATTTTTTTTGCTTTTTTGACGAAAATATTATTGCTAAATAATTGATCTTTCTATATAATTGAATAATGGTAAAGGGAGGCTCAATATTATGAAAAATGGCTACAAATTTTTTCTTTTTATTATTTTAATATTTTTTAGCATAAAAATTTTACAAGCTCAGTCGCCCTGGTACGTTATTCATGATGAAATGAGCTCTTTGCCCATCAATGGCGCACTTTCCCTGACTTACGATTTAAAGGAAATTTACGCAGTGGGCAATGAGGGCAATTTGTTTGAAACGCGCGACTATGGGCAGGGATGGAATCAGATCCATTTTGGCATTTCGGCTAACTTAAATTCCATCGCCTATCAATATGGTTTTACGGGCGCAATGGGGCAAAATAATAAGGTGAATCAGGAACTTCCTTCGGAAATGATTACGCACACTATAAATTTAGTTATTTGCGGCGATGGAGGTAACATTATCCGCTACGATCCAGCCTCTCAGCAGGTGGTTATCATCGATACGGTAACCAGCGAGAACTTAAACTGGGTAATTTACGATTTTTACCGTGACTATTATTGGATCGTCGGCGATAATGGATTTTTAGCCTATTCAAACGATGCTGGTTTACGCTGGCAGAAAATGTTTATCAATCCGCCGCGCTTTGATATTAAAAAAGTTATGGTCGATTACGACTATCTGTTGCTCTTTGGCGATGACAGCGTAAACACCTACATAAAAAAGATGGAAGTGATTAACGGAGTAAACTTTAACGAAGTGGGAACGGATACGCTATTTAATCAAACCTTTGTGAATTTTGCTCGTGGGGGCGATTATAGCTTTTTAAGCTATTTTCTTACCAAAACGCCGCAAGACAGCTTATATTTGTGGCAATTTGAAACATATAATTTCCCCAATATTAGCTATTTTAAATCCGAGCCGTTACCGTTTACGAACGCCGTCGGTATGGCGGTTTGGAGTGATTATAATCAGGAAAAAAGCGAGGTGTGGGTTACTACGCCGAACGGCCAGATATGGAGTCTGGATAATAGAAATGGGTGGCATGTAACGTTTCAGGATAATCAAAACCGGCCCTTAGGCCCCATTATTGCAGCAAACGATCAGTCCGTTGGCGGGATTGCCCTGGGTAATGCCGGATTTACCGTGTTTAATGGATTTGTTAACCTGTGGACTTCCCCCAGGCCAGAAGAATTGGTGCGTGAAAAATTAGAATCGTTTGCCGTCAAATTCTCCAATATTCCAGATTTAACAACCTTATCTCAGGGAGTCAATGTTAAAAGTAATTATTCCGGTAGCCTGCCGTTAGAAATTACGCTGGATGCGCAAGATCCGTCTTTAGCCGTCTTTTCAATCATACGCCCATTGTTTCCCGGAGCCTTTCCTGGCGAAAGCTGGGAGGTAATTTTTTCAGGCGGAATCCATGCCAATGTGGATTCTGCAAACCTTAAGTTTCTCAGGCCCTTTAGCTTTGACCTGAATTTTTACCCCGATCGATCATTCTCCTTTGATTACGAGTACAGGGGAAGTTCATTAAAAACTATCAGTACTTCCACCAACTGGGTAACCGCCTTTTTTAACGAAGATCAATACCTGGACCTGGTTACCTACGTTCAGGATACCCTGGTTGTCTTTATGTCTATCAATGCTCCGGAGCGTATCGAAAAAAGAATACCCATGCCGGGGATAACGCTTAACAGGGGAATTAAAAATCAACTAAAAGTGCTGGATGTGAATCAGGATAACCTACCCGATTTGCTTCTGTTTGATAGCGATCATTTAATTTTATTGATCAATAACAGCCAGGGGACGGAAGTAAGTTTTTACAAAGGGCAGGCAACTTACACCGCTTCCAATATCAAGGATGTAATCCCCTTTAATGAGGATGAAAACGAATTAACGGATTTATTGATTTTAACCTTCGATATTTCGATTATTAAAAATATTGATGAAAACAGAATCGATCTATCCAACCAATTTTTTCTTTACTCCAATGTGTCGGGCGTTACAGCGGTTAAGCTGGGAGATATTGATGGGAATTTGAAAAAAGATCTGGTTTTCGTGGATGGAGGAACGGTTCTTGCCCGCCTGGCCGATCCGGACTTTGGGCTTGTCGAATCTTATTACACCGATACGCTGATTGTAAGTGATTATTACGATATTGCACTCGCCGATCTGGATCATGCTCCGCCTGCTGAAATTGTTGCCCTGGGCCCCGAGCGAGTCGATGCCATTTCTTTTTTAAATCGTTATTCTAACGACCAGAATTATATTCGCACGCTGTTCACCTTTGCCAACCCCGATGAAAATCAATTGCGATTAGCGGTGGACGATTTTGGAGGCGATATTAACACGGATTTCCAAAATATACTGGATATCGCTTTGATTAATGGCGATAGTTTGTTTATTTACCAGAACCTCACCAATTATCCTGATGATATCGTGTTCTCGGAAAACCCGATTTTTAAAGTGGGGCTGGGAAAATATTATGACCAGATTCTGGTGTTAGACTATTGGGCGCAGGCCACTCCCGAAATGGCCCTCATCGAAAAGTTTACCGGTTCGCTTGATTTGCTTGAAAAGGGGATGTCGTGGACGCCGGAACTGTTTGCCGATTCGGTGAGTAAATTCGAAGTGCGTCTTTCGTGGACGCCCTTTCCTCCGGATATGGGAACGCTTGAATACTATCAGGTGACCAGAAGCACCAGCCCGGATTTTAACTATGACGTTGTCACCTTTAATGTAAACGATCCCTATTTTGTCGATAGCGGCGTCTGGCCGTTCCAGGATTTCTGGTACCGCGTGGAGGCAGTTTACAACGGAGGGCTGAGGTCCAACGCCTCTGATGTGCTGCACATTAAAACTTACCGTGAACTGCTCAACACTTTAAGCGGCGTGCTGGCAGATACCACTTTGCCCTATTTGGCCTTAACCGATTTAACCGTACCGGTTGTGGATTCACTGCTTATTGCCAACGGCGTGGAAATCGCTTTTAATCCCAACACCGGCCTTTATGTTTACGGCAAACTGAAGGTGATTGGCGGCGGCGATCAAAAAATGGTGGCGTTTTTTGAACGAGATTCCCTGTGGGAAGGCGTCTTTTTGTTCCAGAATGCCGATACCGCCTTCTTTGAGTGGTGGAACATGCATGGCGCTAAAAATGGGATTACGGTGTATGAAAGACCGTTGAAAATGCGCTTTGGGGGGATTGTGGGCTGCCAGCAGGCGATGAAAATAGAAAACAGCGACTTCTGGTTAGAAAATATGTTGATTGATTCCTGCCTGATCGGAATTGAGACCAATGCCAGCGCAAAGGGTTTTATCAAAAATATTGATGTCTTACGCACCAGAGATTTTAGCTTATTGGCCAGAGGCCTTTCTACTTTAAACGTGAAAAACAGCATTATCTGGGAAAACCTGGGACCGCTTGCCGGCATGGATAGCGCAAAAATATTTATTGAATATTCAACGGTCGATAGTTTAGGCCAGCGCGTGCTGAGCCGGCATATTTCCAGATTAGCGCCTATTTTTGACTTTGAGAACGAAGAAGATCCGTTCAGAATTCATCCCATGTCGCCGACGATTGACGCCGGCGATCCTAACGATCCCTTTGACCTGGAGCCAGCTCCAAACGGCGGTAGAATCAATCAGGGCACGTTTGGCAATACGCCCTGGGCCACACCCAGCCTGCAACCGAGAATCGCTACCAGAGCGGTAAAATCGCTG
This sequence is a window from Caldithrix abyssi DSM 13497. Protein-coding genes within it:
- a CDS encoding FlgD immunoglobulin-like domain containing protein, whose protein sequence is MKNGYKFFLFIILIFFSIKILQAQSPWYVIHDEMSSLPINGALSLTYDLKEIYAVGNEGNLFETRDYGQGWNQIHFGISANLNSIAYQYGFTGAMGQNNKVNQELPSEMITHTINLVICGDGGNIIRYDPASQQVVIIDTVTSENLNWVIYDFYRDYYWIVGDNGFLAYSNDAGLRWQKMFINPPRFDIKKVMVDYDYLLLFGDDSVNTYIKKMEVINGVNFNEVGTDTLFNQTFVNFARGGDYSFLSYFLTKTPQDSLYLWQFETYNFPNISYFKSEPLPFTNAVGMAVWSDYNQEKSEVWVTTPNGQIWSLDNRNGWHVTFQDNQNRPLGPIIAANDQSVGGIALGNAGFTVFNGFVNLWTSPRPEELVREKLESFAVKFSNIPDLTTLSQGVNVKSNYSGSLPLEITLDAQDPSLAVFSIIRPLFPGAFPGESWEVIFSGGIHANVDSANLKFLRPFSFDLNFYPDRSFSFDYEYRGSSLKTISTSTNWVTAFFNEDQYLDLVTYVQDTLVVFMSINAPERIEKRIPMPGITLNRGIKNQLKVLDVNQDNLPDLLLFDSDHLILLINNSQGTEVSFYKGQATYTASNIKDVIPFNEDENELTDLLILTFDISIIKNIDENRIDLSNQFFLYSNVSGVTAVKLGDIDGNLKKDLVFVDGGTVLARLADPDFGLVESYYTDTLIVSDYYDIALADLDHAPPAEIVALGPERVDAISFLNRYSNDQNYIRTLFTFANPDENQLRLAVDDFGGDINTDFQNILDIALINGDSLFIYQNLTNYPDDIVFSENPIFKVGLGKYYDQILVLDYWAQATPEMALIEKFTGSLDLLEKGMSWTPELFADSVSKFEVRLSWTPFPPDMGTLEYYQVTRSTSPDFNYDVVTFNVNDPYFVDSGVWPFQDFWYRVEAVYNGGLRSNASDVLHIKTYRELLNTLSGVLADTTLPYLALTDLTVPVVDSLLIANGVEIAFNPNTGLYVYGKLKVIGGGDQKMVAFFERDSLWEGVFLFQNADTAFFEWWNMHGAKNGITVYERPLKMRFGGIVGCQQAMKIENSDFWLENMLIDSCLIGIETNASAKGFIKNIDVLRTRDFSLLARGLSTLNVKNSIIWENLGPLAGMDSAKIFIEYSTVDSLGQRVLSRHISRLAPIFDFENEEDPFRIHPMSPTIDAGDPNDPFDLEPAPNGGRINQGTFGNTPWATPSLQPRIATRAVKSLLHAYPGEKDSAVVFIKNYGYADLSIDSLFFKRSIFEMQGLAQRMIAPQDSMPITVLFRPPKRGLYRDTLLIACNDPHLPQKVYAQTFEGVAPNSKPVLVNEPPSVAFVDSLYKYRPMFMDLDGDSVTIQPVVLPGWLTLSNSGELIGTPAAADTGKHPVRLRYSDQHGGIDSLSYAIDVIDLSQEVQVFPIIRAFVAGGNISAQAAIQIFIAIMDSTTNEVKEATASYHIYGRLFKEGLIGPVLEVDTVGVTQLRFYPLSDGNYRFVLSASRLLPSGKEIKAVTEVFFKIVASLKAFDRFRWHMVAFPRPEVIHWEQFNYADSAAVLFRWNSPEKKYVPVQRDQILPGFAFWLMPLTRINFDLNPMPVPEVAAEPIQSEIKLVKGWNQIGLPWPYYKKWVNMEFVNSSTQQKMSLQEAIIDTLIQPAVFWFEQSPEFIGYHVEALDSSTFARPWLGYWIYANSELSIYVENIPDFPPSITEAAAAPVNLAKVISKNSMNQWTLNFVLQCDKLVDDYNVVGLSERPDALRVFEPPVFNEFVSLYVSEGKRAYCQSFKPLLDEDKPYEYWDLSVATAVQDREHHLRWETLSSGQQELYAYLVDLNNEKVINLAEEEEYVFTPSAGAYNFRLYVSKDQNFKPSIIPLQYTLTQNFPNPFNPTTTIKVGIPENGRNERVTLKVFDVLGKEIKTLCDGNLSPGFHKFEWDGTNATGDAVASGIYFYQLQAGGVSVMRKMVLLR